In a single window of the Thalassoglobus sp. JC818 genome:
- a CDS encoding DUF1559 domain-containing protein codes for MPIKPQTRPAFTLIELLVVIAIIAILISLLLPAVQQAREAARRSQCRNNLKQIGLALHNYHDAHSCFPAGYYSYPTRDGSGPPQAMVDPNTWDGGPGWSWATMLLPFIDQGPLYSQLDLNRPSYSPVNLPVEATKLSVFLCPSASGSHDSFLVQNETGQPLQINGGGIEFGRSHYVASHGQESCWGECGASRTGEVFTNIYEGTTQVVQINGDVSKVADGPFYRNSRTRFRDITDGTTNTIFLGEHSSRLSDKTWVGVVPGAFTHPQFTSPENGPDAAATLVLVHGGPSGGELDITGFPIIHPVNFPTFHVGQMYSEHFGGGHVTLGDGSVRFISENIDLFTWAELSSMSEGEIVGEF; via the coding sequence ATGCCGATCAAACCGCAAACTCGGCCCGCATTCACGCTCATCGAACTGCTCGTTGTGATTGCAATTATCGCCATCCTGATCTCGCTCCTGTTGCCAGCTGTCCAGCAAGCACGCGAAGCAGCGAGACGATCTCAATGTCGAAACAACCTGAAGCAAATCGGATTAGCACTCCACAACTACCATGATGCTCATAGTTGCTTTCCCGCCGGGTACTACAGCTATCCCACCCGTGACGGAAGCGGCCCTCCACAAGCGATGGTTGATCCGAACACTTGGGATGGAGGACCGGGATGGTCATGGGCGACGATGCTGCTCCCCTTCATTGATCAGGGACCGCTCTATAGCCAACTCGATCTCAACAGACCCAGTTACTCACCAGTCAATCTGCCAGTCGAAGCGACAAAACTCTCGGTCTTCCTATGTCCGTCCGCCTCAGGTTCCCACGACTCGTTCTTAGTTCAGAATGAGACAGGACAACCGCTGCAGATCAACGGAGGTGGTATTGAATTTGGTCGCAGCCACTATGTCGCGAGCCATGGTCAAGAATCCTGTTGGGGTGAGTGCGGAGCGAGTCGCACAGGCGAAGTCTTCACGAACATTTATGAGGGGACCACTCAAGTCGTTCAAATCAACGGCGATGTCTCCAAAGTGGCAGACGGGCCCTTCTACAGAAACTCCCGCACTCGCTTCCGCGACATCACGGACGGAACGACCAACACCATTTTCCTCGGCGAGCATTCATCTCGACTAAGTGATAAGACCTGGGTCGGCGTCGTCCCCGGAGCATTCACTCACCCGCAATTCACATCGCCTGAAAATGGTCCGGATGCGGCAGCGACACTTGTGCTAGTTCACGGGGGGCCTTCCGGGGGAGAACTCGACATTACAGGCTTTCCGATTATCCACCCGGTCAACTTTCCAACGTTCCACGTTGGCCAGATGTACTCAGAGCACTTTGGCGGAGGACATGTCACGCTGGGTGACGGGTCTGTTCGATTCATCTCAGAGAACATCGACCTGTTCACATGGGCTGAACTCTCCAGCATGTCAGAAGGAGAGATCGTCGGCGAGTTTTAG
- a CDS encoding reverse transcriptase family protein, producing the protein MSARTTFQVTSGCGCTIMVFAGGVLLAYQAPGVVVTCVLGVICVLIFAGWITALFQLTSGNPQQAFRSWMGWGLTVSELARRLDLPEEQLIHHSPRYSDRAIPKRSGGTRILRIPDATTAEIQKRILQRLLPLLNSHRCATGFEAGLSIVDNALPHVGQAVVIKLDLVDFFRNTLRDRVELYFRRIGWGKEAASVLLRLTCDDQGLPQGASTSPRLSNVVNFLMDEQLDQLAKSRKGVYTRYADDITFSFPKDYPRRVRGIILKTRWIVQRFGYQLNAKKQLILRQHQRQSVTGLNVNSKACLPRELRRRLHAARHKLKMTGTATWTEEQLRGWAALESMVESQSSTETNH; encoded by the coding sequence ATGTCTGCGCGAACAACCTTCCAAGTGACATCCGGTTGTGGCTGCACCATCATGGTGTTCGCTGGGGGAGTTCTCCTTGCGTATCAGGCGCCGGGGGTTGTCGTCACTTGCGTCTTAGGCGTGATCTGTGTTCTCATTTTCGCCGGATGGATCACCGCGCTGTTCCAGCTGACATCAGGCAACCCGCAACAAGCTTTTCGAAGTTGGATGGGATGGGGACTGACCGTCTCGGAACTGGCTCGACGACTGGATCTTCCTGAAGAGCAACTGATCCATCATTCTCCTCGATACTCTGATCGGGCGATTCCCAAACGATCCGGTGGGACTCGAATTCTCAGAATTCCTGATGCCACGACAGCTGAGATCCAGAAACGAATTCTCCAACGTCTTCTCCCATTGCTCAATAGCCATCGATGCGCAACAGGTTTTGAAGCTGGGTTGTCTATTGTTGATAACGCCCTGCCTCACGTCGGACAGGCTGTCGTCATCAAGCTGGACCTCGTGGACTTCTTCCGGAACACACTTCGAGATCGAGTTGAGCTCTATTTTCGGCGCATCGGCTGGGGGAAAGAAGCAGCTTCCGTTCTTCTCCGTCTGACTTGCGACGATCAAGGTCTGCCTCAAGGAGCCAGCACAAGTCCGCGGTTGAGCAACGTCGTGAATTTTTTGATGGACGAGCAACTCGATCAACTCGCCAAGAGCCGAAAAGGTGTCTACACACGCTATGCAGATGACATCACATTCTCTTTTCCCAAAGACTATCCCCGGCGAGTCCGGGGAATAATCCTCAAGACGCGATGGATCGTTCAACGTTTTGGCTATCAGCTGAATGCGAAAAAGCAGCTCATTCTTCGCCAGCATCAACGACAGTCAGTAACGGGTTTGAACGTGAATTCCAAAGCCTGCCTGCCGCGTGAACTACGACGTCGACTACACGCCGCCCGTCACAAATTAAAGATGACCGGAACAGCGACCTGGACGGAAGAACAACTTCGAGGTTGGGCTGCTCTCGAGTCGATGGTCGAATCTCAATCGTCGACGGAGACGAATCACTAG